The proteins below come from a single Tachysurus fulvidraco isolate hzauxx_2018 chromosome 13, HZAU_PFXX_2.0, whole genome shotgun sequence genomic window:
- the LOC113652781 gene encoding gastricsin isoform X2, protein MKGLIILIACLMLSEAMIKVPLKKGKSIRQRLLEKGIHLPYTDPALKYMRPEVLATTTIDSLTYADSYYFGVISVGTPPQSFEVLFDTGSSNLWVNSVYCSTQACTAQTQFNPQQSSTFQSTSTTFYLPYGAGALNGVFGYDTVTLAGIQVPNQEIGLSTNEPSQPFLSAPFDGILGLAYPSLAVGNAMPLVDNMIQQGLLEQNLFGIYLSPAGGSGSEVAFGAVDTNMYQGQIYWTPVTSETYWQIGIQEVQISGQQTGWCSQYGGCQAIVDTGTPSLTAPSSFLSSLMQSIGAQQDSYGQYAVDCSQVSNLPTLTFTISGVNFPLGPSYYVQETQSGYCTIDITPTYLPSQNSQPLWIFGDVFLRAYYSAYDRGNNQVGFAQVA, encoded by the exons ATGAAGGGCCTAATCATCCTAATCGCTTGCCTCATGCTCTCAGAGGCAATGATCAA GGTTCCCCTGAAAAAGGGTAAGTCCATCAGACAGCGCCTGTTGGAGAAGGGCATCCATCTGCCCTATACTGATCCGGCCCTTAAATATATGCGCCCAGAGGTTTTGGCTACTACCACTATTGATTCCTTGACCTATGCTGAT TCATACTACTTTGGCGTGATCAGCGTAGGTACACCACCCCAGTCCTTTGAGGTGCTTTTTGACACAGGCTCTTCCAATCTGTGGGTCAACTCTGTGTACTGCAGCACCCAGGCATGCA CGGCACAAACGCAGTTCAACCCACAGCAGTCCTCCACCTTCCAAAGCACCTCCACAACTTTCTACCTGCCCTATGGAGCTGGAGCTCTTAATGGTGTCTTTGGATATGACACTGTCACT ctGGCTGGCATCCAAGTCCCTAATCAGGAGATTGGTCTGAGCACTAACGAGCCAAGCCAGCCCTTCCTTTCAGCTCCATTTGATGGAATTCTTGGTCTGGCCTACCCATCTCTTGCTGTTGGCAATGCCATGCCCCTTGTGGACAACATGATACAGCAGGGTCTCCTTGAACAAAACCTTTTTGGAATCTATCTGAGCCC AGCTGGAGGGTCTGGCAGTGAGGTGGCTTTCGGCGCTGTGGACACCAACATGTATCAGGGTCAGATCTACTGGACACCAGTGACCTCTGAGACCTACTGGCAGATTGGCATTCAGGA GGTCCAGATTTCAGGACAGCAGACTGGCTGGTGCTCTCAGTACGGTGGCTGCCAGGCCATCGTGGACACCGGAACCCCCAGCCTTACTGCCCCTAGTTCCTTCTTGTCATCTCTGATGCAGAGTATTGGGGCACAGCAGGACAGTTATGGCCAG TACGCGGTGGACTGTAGCCAGGTCAGTAATCTCCCCACTTTGACCTTCACCATCAGTGGAGTGAATTTCCCTCTGGGTCCCTCTTACTATGTCCAA GAAACCCAGAGCGGCTACTGCACCATTGACATCACTCCCACCTACCTGCCCTCTCAGAACAGCCAACCCCTCTGGATCTTCGGTGATGTCTTCCTCAGGGCCTACTACTCTGCATATGACAGAGGAAACAACCAGGTGGGCTTTGCCCAGGTTGCCTGA
- the LOC113652781 gene encoding gastricsin isoform X1, protein MRWSLVMHSVVFSQGFVCLYRVPLKKGKSIRQRLLEKGIHLPYTDPALKYMRPEVLATTTIDSLTYADSYYFGVISVGTPPQSFEVLFDTGSSNLWVNSVYCSTQACTAQTQFNPQQSSTFQSTSTTFYLPYGAGALNGVFGYDTVTLAGIQVPNQEIGLSTNEPSQPFLSAPFDGILGLAYPSLAVGNAMPLVDNMIQQGLLEQNLFGIYLSPAGGSGSEVAFGAVDTNMYQGQIYWTPVTSETYWQIGIQEVQISGQQTGWCSQYGGCQAIVDTGTPSLTAPSSFLSSLMQSIGAQQDSYGQYAVDCSQVSNLPTLTFTISGVNFPLGPSYYVQETQSGYCTIDITPTYLPSQNSQPLWIFGDVFLRAYYSAYDRGNNQVGFAQVA, encoded by the exons ATGCGTTGGTCTTTAGTTATGCATAGTGTTGTGTTTAGTCAAGGCTTTGTATGTCTTTACAGGGTTCCCCTGAAAAAGGGTAAGTCCATCAGACAGCGCCTGTTGGAGAAGGGCATCCATCTGCCCTATACTGATCCGGCCCTTAAATATATGCGCCCAGAGGTTTTGGCTACTACCACTATTGATTCCTTGACCTATGCTGAT TCATACTACTTTGGCGTGATCAGCGTAGGTACACCACCCCAGTCCTTTGAGGTGCTTTTTGACACAGGCTCTTCCAATCTGTGGGTCAACTCTGTGTACTGCAGCACCCAGGCATGCA CGGCACAAACGCAGTTCAACCCACAGCAGTCCTCCACCTTCCAAAGCACCTCCACAACTTTCTACCTGCCCTATGGAGCTGGAGCTCTTAATGGTGTCTTTGGATATGACACTGTCACT ctGGCTGGCATCCAAGTCCCTAATCAGGAGATTGGTCTGAGCACTAACGAGCCAAGCCAGCCCTTCCTTTCAGCTCCATTTGATGGAATTCTTGGTCTGGCCTACCCATCTCTTGCTGTTGGCAATGCCATGCCCCTTGTGGACAACATGATACAGCAGGGTCTCCTTGAACAAAACCTTTTTGGAATCTATCTGAGCCC AGCTGGAGGGTCTGGCAGTGAGGTGGCTTTCGGCGCTGTGGACACCAACATGTATCAGGGTCAGATCTACTGGACACCAGTGACCTCTGAGACCTACTGGCAGATTGGCATTCAGGA GGTCCAGATTTCAGGACAGCAGACTGGCTGGTGCTCTCAGTACGGTGGCTGCCAGGCCATCGTGGACACCGGAACCCCCAGCCTTACTGCCCCTAGTTCCTTCTTGTCATCTCTGATGCAGAGTATTGGGGCACAGCAGGACAGTTATGGCCAG TACGCGGTGGACTGTAGCCAGGTCAGTAATCTCCCCACTTTGACCTTCACCATCAGTGGAGTGAATTTCCCTCTGGGTCCCTCTTACTATGTCCAA GAAACCCAGAGCGGCTACTGCACCATTGACATCACTCCCACCTACCTGCCCTCTCAGAACAGCCAACCCCTCTGGATCTTCGGTGATGTCTTCCTCAGGGCCTACTACTCTGCATATGACAGAGGAAACAACCAGGTGGGCTTTGCCCAGGTTGCCTGA